The following are encoded in a window of Alosa sapidissima isolate fAloSap1 chromosome 12, fAloSap1.pri, whole genome shotgun sequence genomic DNA:
- the rgmd gene encoding RGM domain family, member D has product MGESGSHNLAKRKLWNWISLMMVLLSLLFRPACCQQCRIQRCNSEYVASTSPSGGLPDEGGASPDTVDYCTALRAYNLCTRRTSRGCHGDLTYHAALLSIRELFSQHNCSSDGPTSPAKAPSTSRPHASQLCDYESRALAQGAGGANGQHKKYAHCGLFGDPHLRTFRDEFQTCKVEGAWPLIDNRYLSVQVTNVPVVQGSSATATSKITVIFKAYHGCTEQKVYQATTEDLPSAFQDGTRGSGRPAGGESGSLWISEHNGGPGGRQVRLQARHIGTSIIVRRVGRYLTFAIRMPEDTLGPAEESGGLQLCLHGCPRNELIQEHTLHRQQGPPKGLPLPPQQAYSVERATTKCRETLQVEDVYFQSCVFDLLTTGDPEFSMAAFGALEDLKALPPSRLKQNPPRTLDDAASTGSSGALGLATATQASTHTLLLLLTLLAALLHM; this is encoded by the exons ATGGGGGAAAGCGGATCTCACAACTTGGCTAAGCGGAAGCTTTGGAACTGGATTTCTCTAATGATGGTTTTACTGTCTTTGCTTTTCCGACCAG caTGTTGCCAGCAGTGTCGGATCCAGCGCTGCAACTCTGAGTATGTGGCCTCTACATCGCCATCCGGTGGCCTGCCTGACGAGGGCGGTGCGTCGCCTGACACCGTGGACTACTGCACGGCGCTGCGCGCCTACAACCTTTGCACGCGGCGGACGTCGCGCGGCTGCCACGGCGACCTCACGTACCACGCCGCCCTGCTGAGCATCCGCGAGCTCTTCTCGCAGCACAACTGCTCGAGCGACGGGCCCACTTCGCCGGCCAAAGCTCCCAGCACTTCACGGCCGCACGCCTCGCAGCTCTGCGACTATGAGAGCCGCGCGCTGGCCCAGGGCGCGGGCGGCGCCAACGGGCAGCACAAGAAGTACGCCCACTGCGGCTTGTTCGGCGACCCGCACCTGCGCACCTTCCGCGACGAGTTCCAGACCTGCAAGGTGGAGGGCGCCTGGCCGCTTATCGACAACCGCTACCTGTCCGTACAGGTGACAAACGTGCCAGTGGTGCAGGGCTCCAGCGCCACGGCAACCAGCAAG ATAACGGTGATATTTAAGGCGTACCATGGTTGTACGGAGCAGAAGGTCTACCAGGCCACAACAGAGGACCTTCCCTCAGCCTTCCAGGACGGCACACGTGGCAGTGGCCGGCCTGCCGGTGGCGAGTCGGGCAGCTTGTGGATCTCTGAGCACAACGGCGGCCCCGGGGGGCGTCAGGTTCGGCTGCAGGCGCGCCACATCGGCACGTCCATCATCGTGCGGCGCGTTGGCCGCTACCTGACCTTCGCCATCCGCATGCCCGAGGACACCCTGGGGCCGGCCGAGGAGAGCGGCGGCCTGCAGCTGTGTCTCCACGGCTGCCCGCGCAACGAGCTCATCCAGGAGCACACGCTCCACCGCCAGCAGGGGCCGCCCAAGGGCCTGCCGCTGCCGCCCCAGCAGGCCTACAGTGTGGAGCGCGCCACCACCAAGTGTCGCGAGACGCTGCAGGTGGAGGACGTCTACTTCCAGTCGTGTGTCTTCGACCTGCTCACCACCGGCGACCCCGAGTTCTCCATGGCCGCCTTCGGCGCACTGGAGGACCTCAAGGCGCTGCCGCCCAGCAGACTGAAGCAGAACCCTCCCAGGACGCTCGACGACGCGGCCAGCACCGGCAGCTCGGGTGCGCTGGGCTTGGCCACGGCCACccaggcctccacacacaccctcctcctcctactgACTCTGTTGGCAGCGTTGCTGCACATGTGA